From Anopheles darlingi chromosome 2, idAnoDarlMG_H_01, whole genome shotgun sequence, the proteins below share one genomic window:
- the LOC125951955 gene encoding GPI mannosyltransferase 2 gives MRSGISASGSAGGTSPKRRTHLAANGKHHNHHHQQHQGGIGSKQHYSTAAGNSANDPSTRYSETPPTTELPPSSGQFFYISIIKLALVSRLLVIALQLIANQVLPDHDAGVFIAPRETETPERPLDAFVRFVFGGFERWDAQYFLHIAEHGYTYENTLAFFPLFPFILKIVGTALISTDLALVISYRELSLLLAVLMNALCFSGAACALYKLSKLVLGSNKKAEVAVLLFCFNPASIFFTAPYTESLYAWLSFVVMYQCIEDVNSIFITIPLSLSLLCRSNGLMNVGFVLYFVARRIVAQYNFHNIICICSRLFTVLMIVLFHYGIAQVYNYYLFCFEQKFNFPQHVRTYAAEQGLVLAGNKTEDSSPWCTSMLPLSYSYVQSHYWNVGLLRYYELKQLPNFLLALPAIYLTLSNSYHYLHEHWDYALRLGLFRLSKKQQKTMRPYDRLALVFVVHAVVLTIFSLLFVHVQVTTRILCSASPVLYWFAAEYFTGERTFIKRQVIRKLSKQVKDGDEGSCTHVLNHVDVSDLLDIGCMNRYQQAILLYFVGYTVIGTVLFSNFYPWT, from the coding sequence ATGCGCTCGGGAATCAGTGCCAGTGGCAGTGCTGGTGGCACTTCGCCAAAACGGCGAACGCATCTAGCAGCCAATGGAAAACAtcataaccatcatcaccagcaacaccagggTGGCATTGGATCAAAGCAGCATTACAGCACGGCCGCTGGCAACAGCGCAAATGATCCATCGACGCGGTACAGTGagacaccaccgaccaccgaatTGCCACCATCGAGTGGGCAATTTTTTTACATATCAATCATCAAGCTTGCCCTCGTCAGCCGACTACTAGTAATCGCACTGCAATTGATTGCCAACCAGGTGCTACCAGATCATGACGCGGGCGTGTTTATAGCTCcgcgcgaaaccgaaaccccggAACGGCCCCTGGATGCGTTTGTGCGATTCGTGTTCGGTGGTTTCGAGCGATGGGATGCTCAATACTTTCTGCACATCGCCGAGCACGGTTACACGTACGAGAACACGCTGGCATTCTTCCCACTGTTCCCGTTCATCCTGAAAATCGTTGGCACCGCGCTCATCAGTACTGATCTCGCGCTGGTCATTAGTTACCGTGAACTTTCACTACTGCTGGCAGTGCTGATGAATGCGCTGTGCTTCAGTGGAGCCGCCTGTGCCCTGTACAAGCTCAGTAAGCTGGTGCtcggaagcaacaaaaaggcgGAGGTcgccgtgttgttgttttgcttcaatccGGCTTCGATCTTTTTCACTGCTCCCTACACCGAGAGTCTGTACGCGTGGCTCTCGTTCGTCGTGATGTACCAGTGCATCGAAGATGTGAACTCGATCTTCATCACGATCCCGCTCAGCCTGTCGCTGCTTTGTCGTTCGAATGGTTTAATGAACGTCGGCTTCGTGCTATACTTTGTCGCTCGACGCATCGTCGCTCAATACAACTTCCACAACATCATCTGCATCTGTTCGCGGCTTTTCACCGTGCTAATGATCGTACTGTTCCACTACGGGATCGCCCAGGTGTACAACTATTATCTCTTCTGCTTCGAGCAAAAGTTCAACTTTCCGCAACACGTTCGAACGTATGCGGCCGAGCAGGGGCTAGTATTGGCCGGGAACAAAACGGAAGATTCGTCACCGTGGTGTACTAGCATGTTACCTTTGTCGTACTCGTATGTCCAGAGCCACTACTGGAACGTTGGTCTACTGCGGTATTACGAGCTAAAGCAGCTGCCAAACTTTCTACTTGCCCTACCGGCTATCTATCTCACGTTAAGCAATTCGTATCACTACCTGCACGAACACTGGGATTACGCGCTCCGGCTTGGATTGTTCCGATTgtccaaaaaacaacagaaaacaatgCGTCCATATGATCGTTTAGCATTGGTATTCGTCGTTCATGCCGTAGTGTTGACCATCTTCTCGTTGCTGTTCGTGCATGTGCAGGTCACTACGCGCATCCTCTGCTCGGCCAGCCCCGTCCTCTACTGGTTCGCCGCCGAATACTTTACCGGTGAGCGCACCTTCATCAAACGCCAGGTGATCCGGAAGCTTTCGAAACAGGTTAAAGATGGCGATGAGGGCAGTTGCACACACGTGCTGAACCACGTGGATGTGAGTGATCTGCTCGACATAGGCTGTATGAATCGCTACCAACAGGCGATTCTGTTGTACTTTGTCGGCTATACCGTAATCGGTACGGTACTATTTAGCAACTTTTACCCATGGACCTAG
- the LOC125952038 gene encoding bleomycin hydrolase isoform X1 yields the protein MWYCVVIGCPYGYARVLKPKSPIRFHVFPHPIRETARFRQWLELINNPKLYDMQPIAVFKSMRVCRRHFDSDCYNGSCKRLISHALPTLYLADVEERPVALVQPMDTMRGELARLLQTEQKQQLKRQISTDDSSFADGGGPGKRSRLGSVVPMDSVPLGYAVEQEAQCPSQEDEFVNDIIEFQEEYLEEEEYDEASLTNDSKLSSSAVCATEFGMTSFSGLIQDELGDLNQVEILNEPPETLLNDSFVSGDPDRLPIEKQYEQLVREFATDGTNEDEPFYLNDEAQPRSNVVKFRCSSSSTESSSNEFCRAPLNEEFFQKCRSEFYDCPKNVLAQNVCTRIDPFDACLSRKTLENTQHVFTYKIENEGKPLTNQKSSGRCWLFAALNCIRIPFIKQYNLDEFEFSQAYLFYWDKIERANYFLNNVVDTAKRGEAVDGRLVSFLLSDPTCDGGQWDMLVNLINKHGLMPKKCFPESYSCEASTRMNSVIKSKLREYAKDLRQLVADGATDEEITEKIRKQMNEIYNVVGICLGIPPEKFTWECYDKSKKYLTIGPIRPIDFYEKYVKPYFNVDDKVCLVTDPRSSNLYGRSYTVDCLGNVVGGRPVLYNNQPVELLLDLVTKALKFGEPVWFGCEVNKRFAGKQGIEDLNIHDFKLVFGVDIQTTMDKADRLLYGESMMTHAMVFTGVSVDPNSQKPTKFRVENSWGEDRGEKGYLIMSADWFKEFVFEVVVDRSIVSQDVLDVFDLPPIVLPAWDPMGTLAK from the exons ATGTGGTACTGTGTCGTGATCGGTTGTCCGTACGGGTATGCTCGCGTACTAAAACCCAAGAGCCCTATTCGGTTTCACGTTTTCCCGCACCCGATACGGGAAACGGCACGGTTTCGTCAGTGGCTCGAGCTGATCAACAATCCGAAACTGTACGACATGCAGCCGATAGCCGTGTTCAAAAGCATGCGAGTCTGCCGGAGACACTTTGACTCCGATTGCTACAACGGGAGTTGCAAACGGCTGATTTCGCACGCGTTGCCCACACTCTACCTGGCGGATGTCGAGGAGCGACCTGTGGCGCTGGTGCAACCGATGGACACGATGCGTGGCGAGCTGGCTCGGTTGCTGCAGAccgaacaaaagcaacaactgAAGCGACAGATCAGCACAGATGACTCATCATTTGCGGACGGCGGAGGACCTGGAAAACGGTCCCGGTTGGGTTCTGTGGTTCCCATGGATTCGGTTCCGCTTGGATATGCGGTTGAGCAAGAAGCACAGTGTCCCAGCCAGGAGGATGAGTTTGTGAACGATATTATCGAGTTTCAGGAGGAGTATctcgaggaggaagagtacGATGAAGCATCACTGACCAATGACTCGAAACTATCTTCCTCCGCGGTCTGCGCAACGGAATTCGGTATGACTAGCTTTAGCGGGCTCATTCAGGATGAGCTCGGCGATCTGAATCAGGTCGAGATACTGAACGAACCACCAGAAACGTTGCTAAACGATTCGTTCGTGAGTGGGGATCCAGACCGGTTGCCGATCGAGAAGCAGTACGAGCAGCTGGTACGGGAATTTGCCACCGACGGTACCAACGAAGATGAACCGTTTTACTTGAATGACGAGGCGCAACCGCGGTCGAATGTAGTCAAATTTCGGTGTAGTTCCAGCTCCACGGAATCCAGCAGCAATGAGTTCTGCAGAG CTCCACTGAATGAGGAGTTCTTCCAGAAGTGTCGCAGCGAGTTCTACGACTGCCCAAAGAATGTGCTCGCCCAGAATGTTTGCACCCGGATAGACCCGTTCGATGCGTGTTTGTCGCGGAAAACGCTGGAGAACACGCAGCACGTGTTCACGTACAAG ATCGAGAATGAGGGCAAACCGCTGACGAACCAGAAAAGCTCGGGCCGTTGCTGGCTGTTTGCGGCGCTCAACTGCATCCGCATTCCGTTCATCAAGCAGTACAATCTGGACGAGTTCGAGTTTTCGCAGGCGTACCTGTTCTACTGGGACAAGATCGAACGGGCGAACTACTTCCTTAACAACGTGGTCGACACGGCGAAGCGTGGCGAAGCAgtcgacggtcggttggtctctTTTCTGCTGTCCGATCCGACCTGCGATGGTGGCCAGTGGGATATGCTGGTCAATCTGATCAACAAGCACGGGCTGATGCCGAAGAAGTGTTTCCCGGAGAGCTACAGCTGTGAGGCGAGCACTCGTATGAACTCGGTCATCAAGAGCAAG CTTCGCGAATACGCCAAGGATCTGCGTCAGCTGGTGGCTGACGGTGCGACTGACGAGGAGATCACGGAGAAGATCCGGAAGCAGATGAACGAGATCTACAATGTTGTTGGCATTTGTCTCGGTATACCGCCGGAAAAGTTCACGTGGGAGTGCTACGACAAGTCCAAGAAGTATCTAACGATCGGACCGATCCGACCGATAGATTTTTACGAAAAGTACGTCAAACCGTACTTCAACGTGGATGATAAGGTATGCCTGGTGACGGATCCTCGCAGCTCGAACCTGTACGGACGGTCGTACACTGTCGACTGTCTTGGCAatgtggtcggtggtcggccaGTACTCTACAACAATCAGCCGGTGGAGTTGCTGCTCGATCTCGTCACGAAGGCACTCAAATTCGGTGAACCGGTCTGGTTTGGATGTGAAGTTAACAAGCGTTTCGCTGGCAAGCAAGGTATCGAGGACCTAAATAT ACACGACTTTAAGCTGGTCTTTGGTGTGGATATTCAAACCACGATGGATAAGGCTGATCGACTGTTGTACGGTGAATCGATGATGACACATGCCATGGTTTTCACCGGTGTTTCGGTGGAT CCCAACAGTCAAAAACCGACCAAGTTCCGCGTGGAAAACTCCTGGGGTG